Proteins co-encoded in one Accipiter gentilis chromosome 5, bAccGen1.1, whole genome shotgun sequence genomic window:
- the PEX7 gene encoding peroxisomal biogenesis factor 7 isoform X2: MGTAGGGGGGAGTLRLPGLHGYAAEFSPYWPGRVACAAAQYYGIAGCGTLAVLEQNEAGIVLLRSFDWNDGLFDVTWSENNEHVLITSSGDGSLQIWDTAKTKGPLQVYKEHTQEAYSVDWSQTRGEQLVVSGSWDQTAKLWDPAVGKSLCTFKGHEGVIYSTIWSPHIPGCFASASGDQTLRVWDVKAPGVKLVIPAHQAEILSCDWCKYDENLLVTGAVDCSLKGWDLRNIRQPVFILLGHTYAIRRVKFSPFHATLLASCSYDFTVRWWTVLGTN; the protein is encoded by the exons ATGGGcacggcgggaggcggcggcggcggcgccggtaCCCTGCGGCTGCCGGGGCTGCACGGCTACGCGGCGGAGTTCTCGCCCTACTGGCCGGGGCGCGTGGCCTGCGCCGCCGCGCAGTACTACGGCATCGCAG GTTGTGGAACTCTGGCAGTGCTGGAACAAAATGAAGCTGGCATTGTTCTGCTCAGGAG TTTTGACTGGAATGATGGCCTGTTTGATGTGACCTGGAGTGAGAATAATGAACATGTGTTGATCACTTCTAGTGGAGATGGATCTCTGCAAATCTGGGATACAGCTAAAACCAAAGGTCCGCTGCAAGTCTATAAAGAGCACACTCAGgag GCATATAGTGTTGACTGGAGCCAAACTAGAGGAGAGCAGCTAGTGGTATCTGGTTCATGGGATCAAACAGCCAAGCTg tGGGATCCAGCTGTGGGGAAGTCATTATGCACTTTTAAAGGCCACGAAGGGGTCATTTACAGCACTATATGGTCTCCGCACATCCCAGGTTGTTTTGCATCTGCCTCAG gtgaCCAAACTTTAAGAGTTTGGGATGTGAAAGCCCCAGGAGTCAAACTTGTGATACCAGCCCACCAGGCTGAGATCTTGAGCTGTGACTGGTGCAAATATGATGAG AACTTGCTGGTAACTGGTGCAGTTGACTGTAGCTTGAAAGGCTGGGATTTGCGGAACATCCGGCAACCAGTGTTCATCTTGCTTGGTCATACCTATGCTATTAGAAGAGTAAAA ttttcacCATTCCATGCAACTTTATTGGCATCTTGCTCCTATGATTTTACTGTGag